One Spirochaeta africana DSM 8902 genomic window carries:
- a CDS encoding NADH-dependent [FeFe] hydrogenase, group A6 yields the protein MYDITIDGIAARVRPGASILDAASQAGVVIPTLCNMETHRPLGACRVCLVEVEGARALQAACATPVFDGMQVRTTTRRVRTARTMVVDLLLSEHNGECGTCFRNGECELQTIAAGLGLDRDTIPGPKLPAHIDETTPAITRATGKCIKCRRCVRVCHGIQGVGALFPQGRGFATTIGPAFGADLAEVACVQCGQCVAVCPVGAIMETSHIDRVWDALDDPQLHVVVQTAPAIRAALGECFGLPAGTRVTGKMVRALRRLHFDAVFDTDFAADLTIMEEGTELLQRLTAVLRDGRDEPLPVITSCSPGWINFAEQYFPQLLPMVSSCKSPQQMFGALAKTYYAESRGIDPARVFVASVMPCTAKKYEAMRPEMQSSGYPDVDAVLTTRELAHMIHQAGITFEQLEDDHMDEPLGISTGAADIFGATGGVMEAALRTVHELVTGKPLPGPGGRLELVPVRGLEGVKQAKLPIQGTVAEWGFLEGEELSVAVAHGLSNAARLLQEIQHGSISPHFVEIMCCPGGCIGGGGQPRPTTDAVRLARMRALYDEDAAKPLRGSHQNPAVQALYREFLGEPGSAAAHRLLHTSYTARPSAQL from the coding sequence ATGTATGATATAACCATCGATGGCATAGCTGCCAGGGTTCGCCCCGGTGCAAGCATTCTGGACGCGGCCAGTCAGGCCGGGGTGGTAATTCCGACCCTGTGCAACATGGAAACCCATCGTCCGCTGGGGGCTTGCCGGGTATGCCTGGTGGAGGTAGAGGGGGCGCGCGCGCTGCAGGCTGCCTGCGCCACCCCGGTATTTGACGGGATGCAGGTGCGCACCACCACCCGTCGGGTCCGTACCGCCCGCACCATGGTGGTGGATCTGCTGCTGAGCGAACACAATGGCGAGTGCGGTACCTGTTTCCGCAATGGCGAATGTGAGCTACAAACGATCGCCGCCGGGCTGGGCCTGGATCGTGACACCATTCCAGGGCCAAAGCTGCCGGCCCATATCGACGAAACAACACCGGCTATTACGCGTGCAACCGGGAAATGCATCAAATGTCGCCGCTGCGTGCGGGTCTGCCACGGGATCCAGGGGGTAGGTGCGCTGTTTCCGCAGGGGCGAGGGTTTGCTACCACGATCGGGCCGGCATTCGGTGCTGATCTGGCCGAGGTTGCCTGTGTGCAATGCGGGCAGTGCGTCGCTGTCTGTCCGGTCGGTGCGATCATGGAAACCTCGCACATCGATCGGGTGTGGGATGCCCTGGATGACCCGCAGCTGCATGTGGTGGTGCAGACCGCACCAGCTATCCGGGCCGCTCTCGGGGAATGTTTCGGCCTGCCGGCCGGGACCCGCGTCACCGGAAAAATGGTACGAGCCTTGCGTCGGCTGCATTTCGATGCGGTGTTCGATACCGACTTTGCGGCCGACCTTACCATTATGGAGGAGGGCACCGAGCTGCTGCAGCGCCTGACGGCGGTTCTGCGAGACGGCCGTGATGAGCCGCTGCCGGTAATCACCAGCTGTTCGCCCGGCTGGATCAACTTTGCCGAGCAGTATTTTCCGCAGCTGCTGCCGATGGTGTCGAGCTGCAAATCACCGCAGCAGATGTTTGGTGCACTGGCTAAAACCTACTACGCTGAGTCGCGGGGAATTGACCCCGCCCGGGTGTTCGTCGCCTCTGTCATGCCCTGCACCGCAAAAAAATACGAGGCCATGCGCCCCGAGATGCAGAGTTCGGGATATCCGGATGTCGATGCGGTGCTGACCACCCGTGAGCTTGCCCACATGATCCATCAGGCGGGAATAACCTTTGAGCAGCTGGAGGATGACCACATGGATGAGCCCCTGGGGATCTCTACCGGAGCTGCCGACATCTTTGGTGCGACTGGCGGGGTTATGGAGGCAGCCCTGCGCACGGTGCATGAGCTGGTAACCGGCAAACCCCTGCCAGGGCCTGGCGGGCGGCTTGAGCTCGTGCCGGTGCGCGGGCTGGAGGGGGTAAAACAGGCAAAACTGCCGATACAGGGCACCGTGGCAGAATGGGGATTTCTGGAGGGGGAGGAACTCTCGGTGGCGGTAGCGCATGGATTGTCGAATGCTGCCCGACTGCTGCAGGAGATTCAGCACGGCAGTATCAGCCCGCATTTTGTCGAGATAATGTGCTGTCCGGGCGGCTGCATCGGCGGGGGCGGACAACCGCGTCCCACCACCGACGCGGTGCGGTTGGCGCGGATGCGGGCTTTGTACGACGAAGACGCTGCCAAACCATTGAGAGGGTCGCATCAGAACCCGGCGGTGCAGGCACTGTACCGGGAGTTTCTGGGCGAACCGGGCAGTGCAGCAGCGCACCGGCTGCTGCACACCAGCTATACCGCCAGGCCATCGGCACAGCTGTAG
- a CDS encoding response regulator, whose translation MTKDPVYLLSTDPQCLTRIQKELPDCIPVDSIESLFEMLQPHSRVLLFVDVAQLEHASPDALQAIALVLIQCPPARRKDRPEYDSWLQQAIAALQPAAVLPPDPTVQDVRIGYTMGCALLNRGRLERQRREALFQVLQRIAEAVEREDSLLYALQSAQQILAESVDAVYAETWIPDSGRTALIHSGIWFRSSHMFEGFFQESLQYSFVPGEGLPGAAWQSGELQWRTDVRTDRTFLRAALAERYQLGAGFAIPLFAGEELVSVGVYFFDRPRVIDPYIVELVSRAAWEFQQTIAHKSEMLESRRKQEHIRQLLGFRDQFLYNLNHEIRTPMNGVIGMASVLAEDAADPEQREFAEAIVTSAQRLMSSFEQLVFFLQEIPSDPETLNSQLEGVNLNDVLSSVCDQHTITATRRRIQFKPILRLTPYRVVGSRQLIGFVCSNLLEFCFSQAHNETTLRVESAEDKPAGNNLPVGLVVQMEYQGECLPDSVIDAVNSPDANGEALYRATTGVGPALPLAQRITAAFNGRFHLESLGRCRYRITVSLPVSEVEYSQPAASTAVATDDRTDASDAAHQQPAVLLAEDNRINQLVLARHLRSRYAVETAATVQQALKLAGKKRFALLLLDINLGNGTDGVGLLQQIRRGSGPNAATPAIAITGYTQSGDVDWLLDVGFAEVLGKPVLQQQLLDRVQTVVSRTENQQ comes from the coding sequence ATGACCAAGGATCCGGTATACCTGCTGTCAACCGATCCACAGTGCCTGACCAGGATTCAAAAGGAACTGCCAGACTGCATCCCCGTGGACAGTATCGAGAGCCTGTTCGAGATGCTGCAGCCACACAGCCGTGTGCTGTTGTTTGTAGATGTCGCTCAGCTGGAACATGCCTCGCCTGATGCCCTGCAGGCGATCGCGCTGGTGCTGATCCAGTGCCCGCCAGCCAGACGAAAGGATCGCCCGGAGTACGACTCCTGGCTGCAGCAGGCGATCGCAGCACTGCAGCCAGCCGCAGTGCTGCCGCCGGACCCGACGGTTCAGGATGTACGCATTGGCTACACTATGGGATGTGCCCTGCTGAACAGGGGGCGCCTGGAGCGGCAGCGGCGAGAGGCCCTGTTTCAGGTGCTCCAGCGTATTGCCGAGGCAGTGGAGCGCGAGGACAGCCTCCTGTATGCCCTGCAGTCGGCTCAGCAGATTCTGGCCGAATCGGTTGACGCAGTCTATGCCGAAACATGGATTCCGGATTCCGGCCGGACAGCCCTGATTCACTCCGGCATCTGGTTTCGCTCTTCACATATGTTCGAGGGTTTTTTCCAGGAGAGTCTGCAGTACAGCTTTGTACCGGGAGAGGGTCTGCCTGGAGCGGCCTGGCAGTCGGGAGAGCTGCAGTGGCGCACCGATGTGCGTACCGATCGGACATTCCTGCGGGCAGCCCTGGCCGAACGCTATCAGCTGGGTGCGGGGTTTGCGATCCCCCTGTTCGCTGGTGAGGAGCTGGTGTCTGTCGGTGTGTACTTTTTCGATCGCCCCCGGGTAATCGATCCCTATATCGTTGAACTGGTATCTCGCGCCGCCTGGGAGTTCCAGCAGACCATTGCGCACAAAAGCGAGATGCTTGAGTCGCGCCGCAAGCAGGAGCATATACGTCAGCTGCTCGGGTTCCGTGATCAGTTTCTGTATAATCTCAATCACGAGATCAGGACGCCAATGAACGGGGTGATCGGTATGGCCTCGGTGCTGGCAGAGGATGCCGCGGACCCCGAACAGCGGGAATTTGCCGAGGCCATTGTTACCTCGGCCCAGCGGTTAATGTCGTCATTCGAGCAGCTGGTGTTTTTTCTGCAGGAGATTCCCTCCGATCCGGAGACATTGAACTCTCAGCTGGAGGGGGTGAACCTGAATGATGTCCTGTCTTCGGTCTGCGACCAGCACACCATCACCGCCACACGCCGACGGATTCAGTTCAAGCCCATACTTCGACTCACCCCGTACCGGGTGGTCGGGTCCAGGCAGCTTATCGGATTTGTATGCAGTAATCTGCTGGAGTTCTGCTTTTCACAGGCGCATAACGAAACTACGCTGCGGGTGGAATCAGCAGAAGACAAACCTGCCGGGAACAACCTGCCGGTCGGACTCGTGGTGCAGATGGAGTACCAGGGTGAGTGTCTGCCGGATTCGGTTATCGATGCGGTCAACTCTCCGGATGCCAATGGCGAGGCCTTGTATCGAGCCACCACCGGTGTCGGTCCGGCACTCCCGCTGGCACAGCGGATTACCGCTGCATTTAACGGGCGGTTTCATCTTGAGTCGCTTGGCAGATGCCGCTACCGGATTACGGTTTCCCTGCCGGTTTCGGAGGTGGAATATTCGCAGCCCGCAGCATCAACGGCGGTGGCCACCGACGACCGGACAGATGCCAGCGATGCGGCACATCAGCAGCCCGCGGTGCTGCTGGCCGAGGATAACCGGATCAATCAGCTGGTGCTGGCACGTCACCTGCGCAGCCGTTATGCGGTCGAGACGGCGGCGACGGTACAGCAAGCCCTGAAGCTGGCAGGTAAAAAGCGGTTTGCACTGCTGTTGCTGGACATCAATCTTGGCAATGGTACCGATGGGGTGGGACTGTTGCAGCAGATTCGCCGCGGCAGCGGCCCGAATGCCGCCACCCCGGCGATCGCGATTACCGGTTATACCCAGTCCGGTGATGTGGACTGGTTACTGGATGTCGGCTTTGCCGAGGTGCTTGGCAAACCGGTACTCCAGCAGCAGCTGCTTGACAGGGTGCAAACAGTAGTCTCCCGCACAGAAAATCAACAATAG
- a CDS encoding serine/threonine protein kinase yields MSWYDNPPHNDSAESPGDFDDLTPQAVLRSVEAGFDLRLSGSITPYNSYINRVYELTDEDGQSFMAKFYRPGRWDEAAILEEHRFIQDCVALEIPTVAPLPDADGDTLITVELEGVVSGLTKEYSFAVFPKRSGRNFDAESEDDWLRLGSLVGRMHTAARQRPASHRLVCNPATIRRTFLQELEAANAVPGPHHAEFFELAHELLERIEPLFKDIPLQRVHGDCHRGNILERPGEGLLLIDFDDMMMGPAVQDLWLLLPERADNCPAEFNLIVEGYEQFQPFDYRWKGLIEPLRAMRMLYYLAWAARQRNDLRFRREHPDWGTPAFWIKEIEDLREQLPYCE; encoded by the coding sequence ATGAGCTGGTACGATAATCCACCGCACAACGACAGCGCCGAATCGCCGGGGGATTTTGATGATCTTACCCCCCAAGCCGTACTCCGCTCGGTTGAGGCCGGCTTTGATCTCCGGCTGAGCGGCAGCATCACCCCGTATAACAGCTACATCAACCGGGTCTATGAGCTGACAGACGAGGATGGACAGTCCTTCATGGCCAAGTTTTACCGCCCCGGACGCTGGGACGAGGCGGCCATTCTGGAGGAGCATCGCTTTATTCAGGATTGTGTGGCGCTGGAGATTCCAACCGTCGCCCCGCTGCCCGATGCTGATGGCGACACCCTGATCACGGTGGAGCTGGAGGGTGTCGTATCCGGACTCACGAAAGAATACTCCTTTGCGGTATTTCCCAAGCGCAGCGGACGCAATTTCGATGCCGAAAGCGAGGATGACTGGCTGCGCCTCGGATCACTGGTCGGGCGAATGCATACCGCTGCCCGCCAACGCCCGGCCAGCCACCGGCTTGTCTGCAACCCGGCCACCATTCGCCGGACATTCCTGCAGGAGCTTGAGGCCGCCAATGCTGTCCCGGGTCCGCACCATGCCGAATTCTTTGAACTTGCCCATGAACTGCTGGAACGGATCGAACCGCTGTTCAAGGATATCCCGCTGCAGCGGGTACACGGGGACTGTCATCGCGGCAACATCCTGGAGCGCCCCGGCGAAGGTCTGCTGCTGATTGACTTTGACGACATGATGATGGGACCGGCCGTCCAGGATCTCTGGCTGCTGCTGCCTGAACGTGCCGACAACTGCCCGGCCGAGTTCAACCTGATAGTCGAGGGCTACGAGCAATTCCAGCCGTTTGATTATCGCTGGAAGGGGCTTATCGAACCGCTGCGCGCCATGCGGATGCTGTACTACCTGGCCTGGGCCGCCCGTCAGCGCAATGATCTTCGATTCCGCCGCGAGCATCCTGACTGGGGAACCCCGGCCTTCTGGATAAAGGAGATCGAGGACCTGCGCGAACAGCTGCCGTACTGCGAGTAG
- a CDS encoding complex I 24 kDa subunit family protein produces the protein MSVSANPVSGDVIDLSPVTDFLAVHGEMPGVLIPVLQFTQDTYGYLPAVALHHISRTLHVPYSEVAGVVGFYSYFSTVPKGKHTIRVCLGTACYVRGGRSVQDALERELGIPDGGTTPDRCFSLQTGRCFGACGLAPVVMVDDQTHQRVSPARIPELISGCKTASDGSAAEAAISSAATAPLGSDRSKTGGVS, from the coding sequence ATGAGTGTGTCTGCCAATCCTGTTTCTGGTGATGTGATCGACCTGAGCCCGGTTACCGATTTTCTTGCCGTGCATGGTGAGATGCCGGGGGTGCTGATCCCGGTTCTGCAGTTTACCCAGGATACCTATGGCTACCTTCCCGCCGTCGCGCTGCACCATATCTCCCGCACCCTGCACGTACCCTACAGCGAGGTAGCCGGGGTGGTCGGGTTCTATTCCTATTTTTCTACCGTTCCCAAGGGTAAACATACGATCAGGGTCTGCCTGGGGACCGCTTGCTATGTCCGAGGCGGTCGCAGTGTGCAGGATGCACTGGAACGGGAGTTGGGAATTCCGGACGGCGGGACTACTCCTGATCGCTGTTTTTCCCTGCAGACCGGGCGATGCTTTGGCGCGTGCGGTCTGGCACCAGTGGTAATGGTGGATGATCAAACCCACCAGCGGGTCTCGCCGGCGCGAATACCGGAGCTTATCTCTGGCTGCAAAACGGCATCGGATGGCTCCGCTGCGGAGGCAGCGATATCGTCGGCGGCTACCGCTCCCCTGGGCTCAGACCGCAGCAAAACTGGGGGTGTTTCATGA
- a CDS encoding SDR family NAD(P)-dependent oxidoreductase has protein sequence MKKLYGKTALVTGASSGMGREYALLLAAAGADLILTARREEALLQLRKELPDVRVTIIPHDLGAAGAADALWQKIVRQQLQVDILINNAGVGAYGGFTAIPENTELAMIQLDIVSLLRLTRLAATVMRQRGWGRILQISSVAAYQPTPDFASYAAAKSFVLNYGIAVNHELRGSGVSCTVFSPGVTRTEFFDTAAIQKLSLFQRVSMMSARRAARIGLTAMLRKRRMVVPGMLNSILVFSTRFVGRGLAAGIARLLMRS, from the coding sequence GTGAAAAAACTGTATGGCAAGACAGCCCTTGTTACCGGGGCATCCAGTGGAATGGGACGCGAGTATGCCCTGCTGCTGGCCGCTGCCGGTGCCGACCTGATTCTGACTGCGCGCAGAGAAGAAGCCCTGCTGCAGCTGCGCAAGGAACTTCCCGACGTCCGGGTGACCATTATCCCGCATGATCTTGGTGCTGCGGGCGCAGCCGATGCCCTCTGGCAAAAGATAGTTCGTCAGCAGCTGCAGGTGGATATCCTGATCAACAACGCCGGGGTCGGCGCCTACGGCGGTTTCACCGCTATTCCAGAAAACACCGAGCTGGCCATGATCCAGCTGGATATCGTCTCGCTGCTGCGTCTGACCAGACTGGCTGCAACTGTCATGCGGCAGCGCGGCTGGGGACGGATCCTGCAGATTTCTTCTGTGGCGGCCTATCAGCCAACACCGGATTTTGCCAGCTATGCCGCTGCAAAATCCTTTGTGCTGAACTATGGGATCGCGGTGAATCACGAGCTGCGCGGCAGTGGTGTCAGCTGCACGGTATTCAGTCCGGGGGTGACCCGTACCGAATTCTTTGATACAGCTGCCATCCAGAAGCTGTCCCTGTTTCAACGAGTATCAATGATGTCCGCCCGTCGTGCCGCCCGCATCGGCCTGACGGCCATGCTGCGGAAGCGCAGGATGGTGGTGCCCGGCATGCTGAACTCTATACTGGTATTCTCGACCCGGTTTGTCGGACGCGGGCTGGCGGCAGGGATTGCCCGTCTGTTGATGCGTTCATGA
- a CDS encoding NADH-ubiquinone oxidoreductase-F iron-sulfur binding region domain-containing protein produces the protein MKARRRITGVDEWYDYAATAAEVAQAGKDCLRVCCGGGCLASGAQEVVQLLREEIEQRGLPLRVMSTGCLGPCARGPMARFGDRMILQGLTPERARRLIAEWDPAEADPIPRSSALRWAEGDHFFQPQRKIALRSCGLVDPERVESAVANGAYAAVVQAVCEWGANRGPQRILDELKASGLRGRGGAGFPTWRKWTAAREQQQTPKYVICNADEGDPGAFMDRSIIEGAPHDLIEGMLLAGFATGARQGFIYVRAEYPLAVQRLQLALLQAGELGLLGENILGTGFCFELDIRKGSGAFVCGEETALMASIEGRRGEPRPRPPFPAEQGLWDCPSLLNNVETYATVPGIIRAGAAEYLRQIESGRPEQQSEKHPQSGSRGTKVFALAGAIRNAGLVEVPIGTTLGELVYDIGGGIIGDKAFKAAQIGGPSGGCVPRENLNVPLDYESLQDLGAIMGSGGLIVMDEETCMVDVARYFLEFVQEESCGKCAPCRVGTKRMLEILERICAGQGRQEDLDTLIRLGELIRETALCGLGQTAPNPVLSTLRHFRHEYEQHIHTHHCAAGVCAGLVRAPCQSGCPAGVDVPGFVALVKEHRYAEALQLHRERNPFAAVCARVCFHTCEEHCRRASLDAPVAIRAIKRFMVDQEVTIQRPEVRENLRNRERRVAIVGAGPAGLSCAYFLARLGYAPEVFESEPRPGGMLVQTIPAYRLPREVLAREIRMIEQMGATIHTGEQLGRDFSLDDLRARGFEAVFLGVGAPRSSKLGVPGEELVGVDDAVEFLRRYNIRGSVPVEREVVVVGGGNAAVDAARTAVRLGAEKVTIVYRRTREQMPAYAEELTAAEAEGVVIRGLMQPVEVRGDSDGRVRAVLCRPMQLGGFDRSGRRRPTSAGERTIEIACSQVIAAIGQQPVEAAVFDGACLEGRHARLLDEQGYLQVDPATGATALEWLFAGGDAVSGPASVVAAIGAGERAAVGIDRWFTGSNNAFWRIDREVDADFDPDAEPVRQGREPLRTADPLRRRNSFDEVELPWSEAVATMQAARCLRCEYGKCRSEAASKEAVYV, from the coding sequence ATGAAGGCACGCCGACGAATTACCGGGGTAGATGAATGGTATGACTATGCAGCAACAGCTGCCGAGGTGGCTCAGGCCGGCAAAGACTGCTTGCGTGTATGCTGCGGGGGCGGCTGTCTGGCCTCGGGGGCTCAAGAGGTCGTACAGCTGTTGCGTGAGGAGATCGAACAGCGTGGGCTCCCGCTGCGAGTGATGTCCACCGGCTGTCTTGGGCCGTGCGCCAGGGGTCCAATGGCGCGTTTCGGGGATCGGATGATCCTGCAGGGGCTTACACCCGAGCGTGCCCGGCGCCTGATTGCTGAATGGGATCCAGCCGAGGCTGATCCGATACCTCGCAGCAGTGCGCTGCGCTGGGCGGAGGGCGACCATTTTTTCCAGCCCCAGCGCAAGATTGCCTTGCGTTCATGCGGGCTGGTTGATCCGGAACGCGTCGAGTCGGCGGTGGCCAACGGGGCGTATGCGGCTGTGGTACAGGCTGTCTGTGAATGGGGGGCAAACCGAGGACCGCAGCGGATACTCGACGAGCTCAAGGCTTCCGGTCTTCGCGGCCGTGGTGGTGCCGGGTTTCCTACCTGGCGTAAGTGGACGGCTGCCAGGGAGCAGCAGCAGACCCCGAAGTACGTTATCTGCAATGCCGACGAGGGGGATCCGGGGGCCTTTATGGATCGCAGCATAATCGAGGGAGCCCCGCATGATCTGATCGAAGGGATGCTGCTGGCCGGGTTTGCGACCGGTGCCAGGCAGGGTTTTATTTATGTCCGGGCCGAGTACCCTCTGGCGGTACAGCGTCTGCAGCTGGCATTGCTGCAGGCAGGCGAGTTGGGACTGCTGGGTGAGAATATTCTGGGTACCGGTTTTTGCTTCGAGCTGGATATCCGCAAGGGGTCCGGTGCCTTTGTGTGCGGTGAGGAGACCGCCCTGATGGCCTCTATCGAGGGGCGGCGTGGTGAACCGCGTCCACGCCCGCCATTTCCGGCTGAGCAGGGGCTGTGGGATTGCCCGAGTTTGCTGAACAATGTAGAGACCTACGCGACGGTGCCGGGAATTATTCGCGCGGGTGCCGCTGAGTATCTGCGGCAGATAGAGTCGGGCAGACCGGAACAGCAGTCGGAGAAACACCCCCAATCAGGCAGTCGCGGTACCAAGGTGTTTGCACTGGCTGGTGCAATCCGTAACGCCGGTCTGGTGGAGGTGCCGATCGGTACCACCCTGGGTGAACTGGTCTATGACATTGGCGGGGGAATTATTGGGGACAAGGCATTCAAGGCGGCTCAGATTGGCGGGCCGTCCGGCGGCTGTGTGCCGCGGGAGAACCTGAATGTGCCGCTGGACTATGAATCCCTGCAGGATCTGGGGGCCATCATGGGCTCCGGCGGGTTGATCGTAATGGACGAGGAAACCTGCATGGTAGATGTAGCCCGCTATTTTCTTGAGTTCGTGCAGGAAGAGTCCTGTGGGAAGTGTGCACCCTGCCGGGTGGGTACCAAGCGGATGCTGGAGATACTGGAGCGGATCTGCGCGGGACAAGGCCGGCAGGAGGATCTGGATACCCTGATTCGCCTGGGAGAGCTTATTCGCGAAACAGCGCTCTGCGGGCTCGGGCAGACAGCCCCTAACCCGGTGCTGTCCACCCTGCGGCATTTTCGCCATGAATACGAGCAGCATATCCATACCCATCATTGTGCCGCCGGGGTGTGTGCCGGTCTGGTTCGGGCGCCCTGCCAGAGCGGCTGTCCGGCAGGGGTAGATGTGCCCGGGTTTGTGGCCCTGGTCAAGGAGCACCGCTATGCCGAGGCACTCCAGCTGCATCGCGAACGCAATCCGTTTGCTGCGGTATGTGCCCGGGTGTGTTTCCATACCTGCGAGGAGCATTGCCGACGGGCTTCCCTGGATGCTCCGGTCGCAATCCGGGCAATCAAACGGTTTATGGTGGATCAGGAGGTTACCATACAGCGACCGGAGGTTCGCGAAAACCTGCGTAATCGTGAACGCCGGGTGGCTATCGTTGGCGCCGGACCGGCCGGTTTGTCCTGCGCCTACTTCCTGGCGCGCCTGGGCTATGCCCCGGAGGTATTCGAGAGCGAACCCAGACCTGGCGGGATGCTGGTACAAACCATCCCCGCCTATCGGCTGCCCCGAGAGGTGCTTGCCCGTGAGATTCGCATGATCGAACAGATGGGGGCGACAATCCACACCGGCGAGCAGCTGGGACGGGACTTCAGCCTGGATGATCTGCGTGCCCGCGGGTTCGAGGCAGTCTTTCTGGGGGTCGGGGCGCCCCGCTCCAGCAAGCTCGGGGTACCCGGTGAAGAGCTGGTGGGGGTAGATGATGCGGTAGAGTTCCTGCGCAGGTACAACATTCGCGGTTCGGTCCCGGTAGAGCGGGAGGTTGTGGTGGTCGGTGGCGGCAACGCTGCGGTCGATGCTGCACGCACTGCGGTGCGTCTGGGGGCCGAGAAGGTAACCATCGTGTACCGCCGGACGCGGGAGCAGATGCCGGCCTATGCCGAGGAGCTGACTGCTGCCGAGGCGGAGGGGGTAGTAATCCGCGGCCTGATGCAGCCGGTTGAGGTGCGCGGAGATTCCGATGGCCGTGTCCGGGCGGTGCTCTGCCGGCCGATGCAGCTGGGTGGGTTTGATCGTTCTGGACGTCGTCGCCCGACCTCTGCCGGCGAACGCACCATCGAGATTGCCTGCAGTCAGGTAATCGCCGCGATCGGGCAGCAGCCGGTTGAGGCTGCGGTATTCGATGGTGCCTGCCTTGAGGGACGACATGCCCGACTGCTGGATGAACAAGGGTATCTGCAGGTCGATCCGGCCACCGGTGCCACGGCTCTTGAATGGCTGTTTGCCGGCGGTGATGCGGTTAGTGGTCCGGCATCGGTGGTAGCCGCGATCGGTGCCGGTGAGCGGGCTGCGGTCGGTATTGATCGCTGGTTTACCGGGAGCAACAATGCTTTCTGGCGGATAGATCGGGAGGTCGATGCCGATTTTGATCCAGATGCTGAACCGGTCAGGCAGGGACGTGAACCGCTGCGGACTGCCGATCCGCTGCGTCGTCGCAACAGCTTTGATGAGGTTGAGCTGCCCTGGAGCGAAGCGGTAGCAACCATGCAGGCAGCACGCTGTCTGCGCTGCGAATATGGCAAGTGCCGCAGCGAGGCGGCATCCAAGGAGGCAGTCTATGTATGA
- a CDS encoding ferredoxin--NADP reductase: MPQSAAAAGTAVSAFSVHHVRHLSPTAFVVRFDRNRMQFAPGQYITVGIAGDLHVREYSIYSSPDDDFLEILVKSVEGGLVSHKLQQLEQGDSLQVEGPFGYFVLDEHSTLTRQSEVSSAAPAPVLMIATGTGISPFHSMVSTNPEMPYTLLHGVRSAIEDYDWQRYTPGQLVRCITRDTDGTADFAGRVTDYLRQNPVTDPSTRCMLCGNCDMIYEVFDILQEQGIPSQQLYAEVYF, translated from the coding sequence GTGCCGCAATCCGCTGCTGCTGCCGGAACGGCAGTGTCTGCTTTCAGCGTACACCACGTCAGACATCTCTCGCCAACCGCGTTTGTTGTTCGTTTTGACCGCAACAGGATGCAGTTTGCCCCCGGACAGTACATTACCGTCGGGATAGCCGGAGATCTGCATGTGCGCGAGTACAGCATCTACTCAAGCCCCGACGATGATTTTCTGGAGATACTGGTCAAGTCGGTCGAGGGCGGGCTGGTATCACACAAACTGCAGCAGCTCGAACAGGGCGACAGCCTCCAGGTAGAGGGGCCTTTCGGGTATTTTGTCCTGGATGAACATTCCACGCTTACCAGGCAGTCAGAGGTCTCATCCGCGGCGCCGGCACCGGTTCTGATGATCGCCACCGGAACCGGGATTTCCCCGTTTCACAGTATGGTGAGTACCAACCCGGAGATGCCTTACACCCTGCTGCATGGGGTGCGCAGTGCCATCGAGGACTATGACTGGCAGCGGTACACCCCGGGACAGCTGGTACGCTGCATAACCCGCGACACAGATGGAACAGCCGATTTTGCCGGGCGAGTAACCGATTACCTTCGGCAAAACCCCGTAACCGATCCCTCAACCCGCTGCATGCTCTGCGGAAACTGCGACATGATCTACGAGGTGTTTGACATCCTGCAGGAGCAGGGTATCCCCTCTCAGCAGCTGTATGCCGAGGTCTATTTCTGA